From Montipora foliosa isolate CH-2021 chromosome 6, ASM3666993v2, whole genome shotgun sequence, a single genomic window includes:
- the LOC138006399 gene encoding uncharacterized protein, with protein MAEHKTGLAFSGGGIRSAALCSGVLRRLLHEGVQVDYISCVSGGNYTAAAYLDWKYRNNKRDDHAWHQEFFKHMRKRVGYVCDWQRHGGLQGLLDTMIMVALLITINLVIPCVMYSAGAFTGAVIIDFVFGKILREGFECEGRNETIVHPSARGNNCIASCVQFDMADPKVRDQIILFLSLLISFSVCHVVKVSYNDIISSCARLLQIISGLIFAFTFIPWLIHQFSDVLPRWLKISVFFLSIFFWLGFPPLRKQTSCAIVLYLYAFVITWRVYKCRTFFLPEYRGELFYELLLISSCLIWASPYLGIFSTTSTFIYYKWRLQKAFFTQKSVGSHGCRGISCKEFFPFLSCFPCCRIEHDPASYPLKMSDLEAVTPEYVSNVAVDYWRLNSSSRSAPPFAVMSLSPDANQRIDCQPGHTVKLPPRSVYQADAMVTSAAVMAMSPELNEPFRDLQIMLGLILRKGFKTKQHQELPCLRRRLYSGLLALLIQSIAAFPVMFIAVIAHVDWDTKNEELYAVVVLVVYFIVFLGIAVMPTGRDPAPCYDRFVRWCHIHLYQVRFLREVLKVNNIGPNPPAILSLSDGGRLEKYGLLYLLKRRLKKILIVDGSFIPHEANYSKNILKSMDQARELLHCEFVGFDGRDVKEQMRKEYVDAAKGRAKPRHFRFLVQYFKEEEDGTYSKDGTGEVMIIAPRHPNKGVAPHDGMGTTWADYGEDLDAKDWGLGPVLSAEEVDRLTFCCCECCHTSFGCVSKISEKLCMGFPSTSTINQFFTPSLFTAYHREGYRTCVESAAEEFLTGREANENV; from the exons ATGGCAGAACACAAAACTGGCTTAGCTTTCTCCGGAGGTGGTATCCGCTCGGCTGCATTGTGTTCTGGGGTCTTACGACGCTTGCTTCACGAAGGTGTCCAAGTCGACTATATCAGCTGCGTTTCCGGGGGCAACTACACTGCAGCTGCCTACTTGGATTGGAAATACAGGAACAACAAAAGGGATGACCATGCGTGGCATCAAGAGTTCTTCAAGCACATGCGCAAAAGAGTGGGTTACGTCTGCGATTGGCAAAGACACGGAGGCTTGCAAGGCCTTCTGGATACGATGATTATGGTCGCGTTGCTCATAACAATCAACTTAGTTATTCCTTGTGTTATGTACAGCGCTGGCGCATTTACCGGCGCGGTCATCATTGATTTCGTGTTCGGCAAGATTTTACGCGAAGGTTTTGAGTGCGAAGGAAGGAACGAAACCATTGTTCACCCATCCGCCAGAGGGAATAACTGCATTGCGTCGTGCGTGCAGTTTGATATGGCCGACCCAAAAGTGAGGGATCAGATTATTTTGTTCTTGTCGCTGTTAATATCATTCTCTGTGTGTCACGTGGTCAAAGTATCGTACAACGACATCATTAGCTCCTGTGCTCGCCTCTTGCAGATTATCAGCGGCTTGATTTTTGCATTCACATTTATTCCCTGGTTGATTCACCAATTCTCTGATGTTCTTCCAAGGTGGCTTAAaatctctgttttctttttaagcATCTTCTTTTGGCTCGGATTTCCACCCTTGCGGAAGCAAACTTCCTGTGCAATCGTTCTTTACTTGTATGCATTCGTTATCACATGGCGAGTATACAAATGCAGGACCTTTTTCTTGCCCGAGTACAGAGGGGAATTGTTTTATGAACTGCTCCTGATTTCCAGCTGTCTGATCTGGGCCAGCCCTTACCTTGGAATTTTCAGTACTACATCAACATTCATCTACTACAA GTGGAGGCTTCAAAAAGCGTTTTTTACTCAGAAGAGTGTTGGCTCTCATGGTTGCCGAGGAATCAGTTGTAAGGAATTCTTTCCGTTTCTTTCGTGTTTTCCCTGTTGTCGTATCGAGCACGACCCAGCCTCCTATCCGCTGAAGATGTCGGACCTGGAAGCCGTAACACCAGAGTACGTCAGTAATGTAGCGGTGGATTATTGGCGTTTAAATTCCTCGTCACGAAGTGCTCCTCCCTTCGCAGTGATGTCACTGTCACCAGACGCAAATCAGCGCATTGATTGCCAGCCTGGGCACACGGTGAAGTTGCCCCCGAGAAGTGTCTATCAAGCAGATGCCATGGTAACTTCGGCTGCCGTTATGGCGATGAGCCCGGAGCTGAATGAGCCTTTTAGAGATCTGCAGATTATGCTAGGACTCATTTTAAGGAAAGGATTCAAGACTAAACAGCATCAGGAACTACCATGTCTACGTCGGCGATTGTATTCTGGG CTGTTGGCATTACTGATTCAGAGTATTGCTGCTTTCCCCGTAATGTTCATTGCTGTCATCGCTCATGTAGACTGGGACACTAAGAATGAAGAATTATATGCTGTGGTAGTGCTTGTTGTGTACTTTATCGTTTTTCTTGGTATCGCCGTCATGCCAACCGGAAGAGATCCAGCCCCATGTTATGATCGGTTTGTCAG aTGGTGCCACATCCACTTGTACCAGGTTCGATTTTTACGAGAGGTTCTCAAAGTCAACAACATTGGCCCCAATCCTCCGGCAATACTGTCGCTAAGTGACGGAGGTCGCCTGGAGAAATATGGTTTACTCTATCTGCTGAAGAGAAGGTTAAAGAAGATCCTCATCGTTGATGGAAGCTTCATCCCACATGAAGCGAATTATTCCAAGAATATCTTGAAATCGATGGATCAAGCGAGAGAGCTGTTACATTGCGAGTTCGTGGGTTTTGATGGCCGTGATGTGAAAGAGCAAATGCGTAAAGAATATGTAGACGCTGCCAAGGGACGTGCAAAGCCAAGACATTTCCGCTTTTTGGTTCAGTATTTCAAGGAAGAGGAAGATGGTACTTATTCTAAGGATGGTACAGGTGAGGTTATGATAATTGCTCCTCGTCACCCGAACAAGGGTGTTGCGCCTCACGATGGAATGGGTACAACATGGGCAGATTACGGAGAAGATCTGGACGCAAAAGACTGGGGTCTAGGGCCCGTTCTGAGCGCAGAGGAGGTGGATCGACTCACTTTTTGCTGTTGTGAATGCTGTCATACAAGCTTTGGGTGTGTATCAAAGATCTCTGAGAAGCTCTGTATGGGTTTCCCGAGCACTTCGACGATAAATCAATTTTTTACGCCCTCGCTCTTCACCGCATATCACAGAGAGGGATATCGCACATGCGTGGAATCAGCTGCTGAAGAATTCCTAACAGGCAGGGAAGCTAATGAAAATGTTTAG